In Sphingopyxis sp. 113P3, one DNA window encodes the following:
- a CDS encoding acyl-CoA dehydrogenase family protein — protein MSDLEAFRARAAAWLEAMVPLYGKAAREGLTEAEDLALARRYQKAKFDAGYAGINWPREFGGQGLGHLEKVTFDTEEMKHGFPSFYFGISLGMPIPVLMQFGQDKAWVKERVLKALQGEEIWCQLFSEPSGGSDLAGLRTRAEPDGNGWKINGQKLWTSWAQYSDYGVIVVRTDPNVPKHKGLTYFWVDMKAPGVTVRPIKLVGGDSHVNEVFFDDVKISDDQRMSPVGGGFAVAIATLMIERYVATDSAGFGPHLDLFTSLAKNTDLNGRPAIEDGRIRQQIARNYAMRSALQSITARAMAMMQAGMTPGPEGSLNKLVAVRSRQKLSELAIDLQGTNGLHFNPHASQKEDWAASWINAPTGRIAGGSDETLLNTIAEKILGLPQDHRPDKGIPFNQIPA, from the coding sequence ATGAGCGACCTCGAAGCCTTTCGCGCCAGGGCCGCCGCCTGGCTCGAAGCGATGGTCCCCCTTTATGGCAAGGCCGCGCGCGAGGGCCTCACCGAGGCTGAAGACCTCGCGCTGGCCCGCCGCTACCAGAAGGCCAAGTTCGATGCAGGCTATGCCGGGATCAACTGGCCAAGAGAGTTCGGCGGCCAGGGCCTGGGCCATCTCGAGAAGGTCACCTTCGATACCGAGGAGATGAAGCATGGCTTTCCAAGCTTCTATTTCGGCATCTCGCTCGGCATGCCGATCCCCGTCCTCATGCAGTTCGGCCAGGACAAGGCCTGGGTGAAGGAACGCGTGCTCAAGGCGCTCCAGGGCGAGGAGATCTGGTGCCAGCTCTTCTCCGAGCCATCGGGGGGCTCCGACCTTGCCGGGCTGCGCACGCGCGCCGAGCCCGACGGCAATGGCTGGAAGATCAACGGCCAGAAGCTGTGGACGAGCTGGGCCCAGTACAGCGACTATGGCGTCATCGTCGTGCGCACCGATCCCAATGTGCCCAAGCACAAGGGCCTCACCTACTTCTGGGTCGACATGAAGGCCCCCGGCGTCACCGTCCGCCCGATCAAGCTCGTGGGCGGCGACAGCCACGTCAACGAGGTCTTCTTCGACGATGTGAAGATCAGCGACGATCAGCGCATGTCGCCCGTCGGCGGCGGCTTCGCGGTCGCAATCGCAACGCTGATGATCGAACGCTATGTCGCAACCGACAGCGCAGGCTTTGGACCCCACCTCGATCTCTTCACAAGCCTCGCCAAGAACACCGACCTCAACGGCAGACCCGCAATCGAGGACGGCCGCATCCGCCAGCAGATCGCACGCAACTACGCCATGCGCAGCGCCCTCCAGTCGATCACCGCACGCGCAATGGCCATGATGCAGGCCGGCATGACACCCGGCCCCGAAGGATCCCTCAACAAACTCGTCGCCGTGCGATCGCGCCAGAAACTCTCCGAACTCGCCATCGACCTTCAAGGCACCAACGGCCTCCACTTCAACCCCCACGCCTCCCAAAAGGAAGACTGGGCCGCAAGCTGGATCAACGCACCAACCGGACGCATCGCAGGCGGCTCCGACGAAACTCTCCTCAACACCATCGCCGAAAAAATCCTCGGACTCCCACAAGATCACCGACCCGACAAAGGCATCCCCTTCAACCAAATTCCAGCCTGA
- a CDS encoding acetyl-CoA C-acetyltransferase, which yields MSEAYIIDAVRTPRGIGKPGKGALSHLHPQHLAATVLKAIRDRNNLDTATVDDIVWSTSTQKGKQGGDLGRMAALSAGYDIKASGTTLDRFCGGGISSVNFASASVMSGMEDCVIAGGTEMMSYTAQIGAEEANAGIKPLGMGSGNAALDELHPQSHQGVCGDAIAALEGISREALDALALVSQQRADRAIKEGRFDKSVVPVYNTDGSVALDHEEFPRPDTTAEGLAALKPSFAALKDFDLGNGVTFAKQIQRRYPNLEWEGVHHAGNSSGVVDGAAAVLITSRDYADKHGLKPRARIVAYANMGDDPTLMLNAPVPAAKKVLEKAGLTTDDIDVWEINEAFAVVAEKFIRDLKLDREKVNINGGAMALGHPIGATGSILIGTALDELERSGGRYGLVTMCAAGGMAPAIIIERI from the coding sequence ATGTCCGAAGCCTATATCATCGACGCCGTCCGCACCCCGCGCGGGATCGGCAAGCCTGGCAAGGGCGCGCTCTCGCACCTCCACCCGCAGCATCTCGCCGCGACGGTGCTCAAAGCGATCCGCGACCGCAATAATCTCGACACCGCGACCGTCGACGACATCGTCTGGTCGACCTCGACGCAAAAGGGCAAGCAGGGCGGCGACCTGGGCCGGATGGCTGCGCTGTCGGCGGGCTATGACATCAAGGCCAGCGGCACGACCCTCGACCGTTTCTGCGGCGGCGGCATCAGCAGCGTGAACTTCGCATCCGCATCGGTGATGTCCGGCATGGAAGACTGCGTCATCGCGGGCGGCACCGAAATGATGAGCTACACCGCGCAGATCGGCGCTGAGGAAGCCAACGCCGGCATCAAGCCGCTCGGCATGGGCTCGGGCAACGCAGCGCTCGACGAACTGCACCCGCAGTCGCACCAGGGCGTGTGCGGCGACGCAATCGCAGCGCTGGAAGGCATTAGCCGCGAGGCGCTCGACGCGCTCGCGCTCGTCAGCCAGCAGCGCGCCGACCGCGCGATCAAGGAAGGCCGCTTCGACAAGTCGGTGGTTCCCGTTTACAACACCGACGGCAGCGTCGCGCTCGACCATGAGGAATTTCCGCGCCCCGACACCACCGCCGAAGGCCTCGCTGCCCTGAAACCGAGTTTCGCCGCACTCAAGGACTTCGATCTTGGCAATGGCGTGACCTTCGCCAAGCAGATCCAGCGCCGGTACCCAAATCTTGAATGGGAAGGTGTCCACCACGCCGGCAACTCCTCAGGCGTAGTGGACGGCGCGGCGGCGGTGCTCATCACCTCCAGGGATTATGCCGACAAGCATGGCCTCAAGCCGCGCGCGCGCATCGTCGCTTATGCCAATATGGGCGACGATCCGACGCTCATGCTCAACGCGCCGGTTCCCGCAGCGAAGAAGGTGCTCGAAAAGGCCGGCCTTACGACGGACGACATCGACGTCTGGGAAATCAACGAGGCCTTCGCCGTCGTCGCCGAAAAGTTCATCCGCGATCTCAAGCTCGACCGCGAGAAGGTGAACATCAACGGCGGCGCCATGGCGCTCGGACACCCGATCGGCGCCACCGGCTCGATCCTCATCGGCACCGCGCTCGACGAGCTTGAACGCTCGGGCGGCCGCTACGGCCTGGTCACCATGTGCGCCGCGGGCGGTATGGCCCCCGCAATCATCATCGAACGCATATAA
- a CDS encoding SDR family NAD(P)-dependent oxidoreductase — protein MKIDSSVSAVVTGGASGLGRATAEALAAAGVKVAIFDINDALGEEVAQSIGGLFVHVDITDEQSVVDGFAKARAAHGQERVAVHCAMTSRRGKTLAFDKETGKYRRTPTEDYEFGVAGILTASYRVGSIAAEGMATLPELEDGERGAIIFTASVAAQDAQIGQVIYGSAKAGVNGLVLPMARDLMDLGIRVNSIMPGVFGTPLLGNMNPKVKESLEASVPFPKRLGKAEEYASLAMEMVRNTYFNGQAVRLDGAIRMAPR, from the coding sequence ATGAAAATCGATTCTTCCGTTTCCGCTGTCGTGACCGGGGGCGCCTCCGGCCTCGGCCGTGCCACAGCCGAAGCGCTCGCCGCCGCGGGTGTCAAAGTTGCCATCTTCGACATCAACGACGCGCTCGGCGAGGAGGTCGCTCAGTCGATCGGAGGACTTTTCGTCCATGTCGACATCACTGACGAGCAGTCGGTCGTCGATGGCTTCGCCAAGGCGCGCGCGGCGCACGGACAGGAACGCGTTGCGGTACACTGCGCGATGACCTCGCGCCGCGGCAAGACGCTCGCGTTCGACAAGGAGACGGGAAAATACCGCCGCACCCCCACTGAGGATTATGAATTTGGTGTCGCAGGCATTCTGACCGCCAGCTATCGCGTAGGCTCGATTGCCGCCGAGGGTATGGCGACCTTGCCCGAGCTTGAGGATGGCGAACGCGGCGCGATCATCTTCACCGCGTCGGTCGCAGCGCAGGACGCGCAGATCGGGCAGGTGATCTACGGTTCGGCGAAGGCGGGCGTGAACGGCCTCGTTCTCCCGATGGCCCGCGACCTCATGGATCTCGGTATCCGCGTGAACTCGATCATGCCAGGGGTGTTCGGCACACCGCTGCTTGGCAACATGAACCCGAAGGTCAAGGAAAGCCTCGAAGCCTCGGTTCCTTTCCCGAAGCGGCTCGGCAAGGCAGAGGAGTATGCGAGCCTCGCGATGGAGATGGTGCGCAATACCTATTTCAACGGTCAGGCCGTGCGCCTCGACGGCGCGATCCGCATGGCGCCGCGCTGA
- a CDS encoding acyl-CoA dehydrogenase family protein, protein MQGFALYPFHPPGDSSALRTGLRRWLAEHQPQDDAVRRANCWASFDPDFSRALGAAGYIGMTLPARYGGGERHPLERYVVIEELLAAGAPVGAHWIADRQTGPLILRYGTEEQRERYLPGIARGETYACIGLSEPGAGSDLAAVRTSARETAEGWRINGQKIWTTGAHLSHIMLALVRTEEGSERNAGLSQFLIDLDTPGITIRPIIDMAGHHDFNEVFFDDVLVPHGALVGERGQGWKQVTAELGLERSGPERYLSSHALLAALIDAAGPDPAPALAVLIGELTAEMWTLRQLSMSTAAKLAAGEDPMVEASVVKELGNAFEQDLPRRVQAVVECGWDDPDDLARLLRALLIASPSFSLRGGTREVIRGIIARGLGLR, encoded by the coding sequence ATGCAAGGCTTTGCACTCTACCCTTTCCACCCGCCAGGCGATAGCTCGGCATTGCGAACCGGTCTGCGGCGCTGGCTCGCCGAGCATCAGCCGCAGGACGATGCCGTTCGGCGCGCGAACTGCTGGGCGAGCTTCGATCCCGATTTCAGCCGAGCGCTGGGCGCTGCGGGATATATCGGCATGACCTTGCCCGCCCGCTATGGCGGCGGCGAGCGGCATCCACTTGAACGCTATGTGGTGATCGAGGAATTGCTCGCCGCCGGCGCACCTGTCGGCGCACACTGGATTGCCGACCGCCAGACGGGTCCCCTGATTCTGCGCTATGGCACTGAGGAGCAGCGGGAGCGCTATCTCCCAGGCATTGCCCGCGGCGAAACCTACGCCTGCATCGGACTTTCCGAACCGGGCGCCGGTTCGGATCTTGCCGCCGTACGGACAAGCGCTCGCGAAACGGCAGAGGGCTGGCGGATCAATGGACAGAAGATCTGGACCACGGGCGCGCACCTGTCGCACATCATGCTCGCCTTGGTGCGGACTGAAGAGGGGAGCGAGCGCAATGCAGGGCTCAGTCAGTTCCTGATCGATCTCGATACGCCCGGCATCACCATCCGGCCGATCATCGACATGGCGGGACACCACGACTTCAACGAAGTCTTTTTCGACGATGTCCTCGTCCCGCACGGCGCGCTGGTCGGCGAGCGGGGGCAGGGGTGGAAACAGGTCACCGCCGAACTCGGGCTCGAGCGGTCGGGGCCGGAGCGTTATCTGTCAAGCCACGCGCTGCTCGCGGCACTCATCGACGCCGCGGGGCCCGATCCCGCGCCCGCACTTGCAGTGCTGATCGGCGAGTTGACTGCGGAGATGTGGACGCTGCGCCAATTGTCGATGTCGACCGCGGCAAAACTCGCGGCAGGCGAAGATCCGATGGTCGAGGCGTCGGTGGTCAAGGAATTGGGCAATGCGTTCGAACAGGACTTGCCCCGACGTGTGCAGGCGGTGGTCGAGTGCGGCTGGGACGACCCGGACGATCTCGCGCGGTTGCTGCGCGCGCTTCTCATCGCGTCGCCCAGCTTCTCGCTGCGCGGCGGAACGCGCGAGGTGATCCGCGGGATCATCGCGCGCGGGTTGGGGCTGCGATGA
- a CDS encoding tyrosine-protein phosphatase has product MTMLADRVLSLSGVHNFRDYGGYAVESGGRLRDGILWRSAHHVEAADDDLATIDALGIETIIDLRGDDERQMHPCRRSENFAGRVLFAGGVTAGLAPHLQAAGGAIDAATARARMVDTYAGMPYRPALVATLRLYLSALAEYDAPSLVHCVAGKDRTGFAVAIVHRLLGVHEDDLMHDYLLTNTAGKIDERVSQGAAHIRDRYGAEIGEDAIRALMSVNPAYLDAALATVRRDHGDIPAYAEAVLNFTPEMREAMIDRLVV; this is encoded by the coding sequence ATGACCATGCTCGCCGATCGCGTTCTGTCCCTGTCGGGCGTCCATAATTTCCGCGATTATGGCGGCTACGCCGTCGAAAGCGGCGGGCGGCTGCGTGACGGCATCCTGTGGCGCTCGGCGCACCATGTCGAAGCCGCCGATGACGACCTCGCGACGATCGATGCGCTCGGCATCGAAACGATCATCGATCTGCGCGGCGACGATGAGCGCCAGATGCATCCGTGCCGTCGCAGCGAGAATTTCGCGGGCCGCGTGCTGTTTGCCGGCGGCGTCACCGCGGGTCTTGCCCCGCACCTACAGGCCGCTGGCGGTGCAATCGACGCCGCGACGGCCCGGGCGCGGATGGTCGATACCTACGCCGGCATGCCCTATCGCCCCGCGCTCGTTGCGACGCTGCGCCTCTACCTCTCGGCGCTTGCTGAATATGACGCACCCAGCTTGGTCCACTGCGTCGCCGGCAAGGACCGTACCGGCTTTGCGGTCGCGATCGTCCATCGGCTGCTCGGCGTGCATGAAGACGATCTGATGCACGACTATCTGCTAACCAATACTGCCGGCAAAATCGACGAGCGCGTGAGCCAGGGTGCAGCGCATATTCGCGACCGCTACGGCGCCGAGATCGGCGAGGACGCGATCCGCGCATTGATGTCGGTCAACCCTGCATATCTCGACGCGGCTCTTGCCACGGTGCGCCGCGATCATGGCGACATTCCCGCCTACGCCGAAGCGGTCCTTAATTTTACGCCCGAAATGCGCGAGGCGATGATCGATCGGCTGGTCGTCTGA
- a CDS encoding acyl-CoA dehydrogenase family protein: MSAAREMLCDTARAVFGDATEAGMAPIETAGFVLLLVPEADGGFGGDWGDVNAVLRIAGVVVPDLPVANLILSGLKDAPEALRAAATVGLMAGAMGQALALSIEHVNTRQQFGRPLGKFQAVQQSLAVLACEVAAVDAAAAAMASRLDATGLDAEAADFEIAAAKLRANRAVGVVTAVAHQVHGAIGFTREYDLHRATIPLMRWRGMHGNDAYWAERLGRQVSGFGGRGLWENLTARAE, encoded by the coding sequence ATGAGCGCGGCGCGCGAGATGCTGTGCGACACCGCGCGCGCGGTGTTCGGCGATGCCACCGAAGCCGGCATGGCGCCGATCGAGACAGCGGGGTTCGTCCTCCTGCTCGTTCCCGAGGCCGACGGCGGGTTCGGCGGCGATTGGGGCGACGTGAACGCGGTGCTCCGCATCGCGGGCGTCGTGGTGCCGGACCTGCCGGTGGCCAATCTGATCCTGTCGGGGCTCAAGGACGCCCCGGAAGCGCTCCGTGCTGCCGCGACGGTCGGCTTGATGGCGGGGGCGATGGGACAGGCGCTTGCACTGTCGATCGAGCATGTGAATACGCGCCAGCAGTTCGGGCGACCGCTCGGCAAGTTCCAGGCCGTGCAGCAGTCCCTCGCCGTCCTGGCGTGCGAGGTCGCGGCAGTGGATGCCGCGGCAGCGGCGATGGCGTCGCGTCTCGACGCGACCGGGCTCGATGCCGAAGCCGCAGACTTCGAGATTGCGGCGGCGAAGTTGCGCGCCAATCGCGCGGTCGGTGTCGTCACGGCGGTCGCGCACCAGGTTCACGGCGCGATCGGTTTTACCCGCGAGTATGACCTCCACCGCGCGACAATCCCGCTGATGCGCTGGCGCGGGATGCACGGCAACGACGCCTATTGGGCCGAGCGACTGGGGCGGCAAGTCTCCGGTTTCGGCGGGCGCGGTCTGTGGGAAAACCTGACCGCGCGCGCCGAATGA
- a CDS encoding CaiB/BaiF CoA transferase family protein, with product MAGPLKGIRIIEFAGIGPGPFCGMMLADHGAEVIRIDRPGGFMDPRDPLSRGRTSIALDMKNPDAVQTARDLCKSADGIIEGYRPGVMERLGLGPEVLLGDNPKLVYGRMTGWGQFGPYAQAAGHDINYISLSGVLHGIGRAGEKPVPPVNYVGDFGGGGMMLAFGMASALLHAAKTGEGQVIDCAMTDGSALLAGMTWGFRAMGRLKDEAGVNMLDGGAHFYDTYRCADGKFISIGSIEPQFYALLREKTGLDRDTAFDAQTDPSQWGPLKERLTVLFATKTRDEWCELMEMTDVCFAPVLSLEEAPKHPHNIERETFITVGGATQPAPAPRYSATVNDTPRAAPEVGADADKVLASLGYDSAKIAALRDGGAVR from the coding sequence ATGGCAGGACCCCTCAAGGGCATTCGAATCATCGAGTTTGCAGGGATCGGCCCCGGTCCCTTTTGCGGCATGATGCTCGCCGACCATGGTGCCGAGGTGATCCGCATCGACCGACCCGGCGGGTTCATGGATCCGCGCGACCCCCTGTCGCGCGGACGAACTTCAATTGCCCTCGACATGAAGAACCCTGACGCCGTGCAAACCGCGCGCGATCTCTGCAAGAGTGCAGACGGCATCATCGAGGGCTATCGCCCCGGCGTGATGGAACGCCTGGGACTAGGCCCGGAGGTACTGCTCGGTGATAATCCGAAGCTCGTATATGGCCGCATGACCGGCTGGGGGCAGTTCGGTCCTTACGCCCAGGCGGCAGGGCACGACATCAATTATATTTCGCTCTCGGGCGTGCTCCACGGTATCGGCCGCGCTGGTGAGAAGCCGGTGCCACCGGTCAATTATGTCGGCGACTTTGGAGGCGGCGGCATGATGCTCGCCTTCGGCATGGCAAGCGCCCTGCTTCATGCTGCGAAAACCGGCGAAGGACAGGTAATCGACTGCGCAATGACCGACGGCTCGGCCCTCCTCGCGGGAATGACCTGGGGGTTTCGGGCGATGGGCCGCCTCAAGGACGAAGCCGGCGTCAACATGCTCGACGGCGGCGCGCATTTCTATGACACGTACCGCTGCGCCGACGGCAAGTTCATCTCGATCGGCTCGATCGAACCGCAATTCTACGCTCTGCTGCGCGAAAAGACCGGGCTGGACCGCGACACTGCGTTCGATGCGCAAACGGACCCCTCGCAATGGGGTCCGCTCAAGGAACGGTTGACCGTGCTCTTTGCGACGAAAACGCGCGACGAATGGTGCGAGCTCATGGAAATGACCGATGTCTGCTTCGCGCCGGTGCTGTCGCTGGAGGAGGCGCCGAAGCACCCGCATAATATCGAGCGGGAGACCTTCATCACCGTCGGCGGTGCGACCCAGCCCGCTCCCGCGCCGCGCTATTCGGCAACTGTGAACGACACGCCGCGCGCAGCGCCCGAGGTGGGAGCCGACGCCGACAAGGTGCTCGCGAGCCTCGGATATGACAGCGCGAAAATCGCGGCATTGCGAGACGGCGGCGCGGTGCGCTGA
- a CDS encoding crotonase/enoyl-CoA hydratase family protein has protein sequence MGEFLSVERRGKIAILTMSKPESMNAIGTHADCDDIIDTLRVLGEDRGVSAIILTGTGKAFSAGGNLKSMQERKGIGVLDQPDSTRANYRRGVQAVIRALMDCEIPMIAAVNGHAVGLGCDLACTCDIRIAAQSAQFACSFIKVGIVPGDGGAWLLQRVLGYPRAAELFLTGDRFDAQAAKDYGLVSEVVPDADLLDRALAIADRIVCNPPRALRLTKRLLREAQHSRMSDILELSAAYQAIVHETADNREAINAFVEKRAPVFTGE, from the coding sequence ATGGGTGAATTTCTGAGCGTCGAGCGGCGGGGCAAGATCGCAATCCTGACAATGAGCAAGCCTGAAAGCATGAACGCGATCGGAACGCATGCCGATTGCGACGATATTATCGACACACTGCGCGTTCTGGGCGAGGATCGGGGTGTCAGCGCGATCATCCTCACCGGTACCGGCAAGGCGTTCAGCGCCGGCGGCAATCTGAAATCGATGCAGGAGCGCAAGGGCATTGGCGTTCTCGACCAGCCCGACTCGACCCGCGCCAACTATCGCCGCGGCGTCCAGGCCGTGATCCGCGCGCTGATGGACTGCGAGATTCCGATGATCGCCGCGGTCAACGGTCATGCCGTGGGGCTGGGCTGCGATCTCGCGTGCACCTGTGACATCCGCATTGCCGCACAAAGCGCTCAGTTCGCATGCAGCTTCATCAAGGTCGGGATCGTTCCAGGCGATGGCGGTGCGTGGCTGCTTCAGCGCGTGCTCGGTTATCCGCGCGCCGCCGAACTGTTCCTGACCGGTGACCGCTTCGATGCGCAGGCCGCAAAGGACTATGGCCTGGTTTCCGAGGTCGTACCCGACGCCGATCTCCTCGACCGCGCACTCGCCATTGCCGACCGTATCGTCTGCAATCCGCCGCGCGCGCTGCGGCTCACCAAGCGGCTGCTGCGCGAAGCGCAGCATAGCCGAATGAGCGATATCCTCGAACTCAGCGCCGCTTATCAGGCCATCGTTCACGAAACCGCCGACAACCGCGAGGCCATCAACGCCTTCGTCGAAAAGCGGGCGCCGGTATTCACGGGAGAATGA